A stretch of the Gossypium hirsutum isolate 1008001.06 chromosome D07, Gossypium_hirsutum_v2.1, whole genome shotgun sequence genome encodes the following:
- the LOC107953855 gene encoding nuclear poly(A) polymerase 4 isoform X2, protein METQSPNGSLQKQSLPPKNYGITKPISLAGPSEADIQRNTELEKFLIESGLYESKEEAAKREEVLGHISEIVKSWVKQLTRQRGYTDQMVEEANAVIFTFGSYRLGVHGPGADIDTLCVGPSYVNREEDFFIILHDILAEMEEVTELQPVPDAHVPVMRFKFQGISIDLLYASISLLVVPDDLDISRESVLHNVDEQTVRSLNGCRVADQILKLVPNVKHFRMTLRCLKLWAKRRGVYSNVTGFLGGVNWALLVARVCQLYPNAVPSMLVSRFFRVYTQWRWPNPVMLCSIEEDELGFPVWDPRKNHRDRFHHMPIITPAYPCMNSSYNVSLSTLRVMMEQFQFGNRICEEIELNKAQWSALFEPHLFFEAYKNYLQVDIVSADADDLLAWKGWVESRLRQLTLKIERDTNGMLQCHPYPNEYVDTSKQFPHCAFFMGLQRKEGVSGLEGQQFDIRGTVDEFRQEISMYMYWKPGMDIYVSHVRRRQLPAFVFPDGYRRPRSLRHPSQQTGKTCEDVTTSRSGSAERQIKRKRDDETVDEKLNKPEKRASISPLRMESVSPDIITSKSVGTSHNSNGQAVKVEHRGTVDLDSLRGQTSLDIDDSSVVRSVELAEQIGLPFRQELLSPCEVSDFETRETCKAGLNQEKTADSTSAFINDPEIGSSRRILNWKGVGAEVDQEVVKACNQTAAVEIAESVFGSSSNAQNLNCKGSVCGADLDSLLEKGHLNASAVFQNSLSEELKPSISVGKVVNSQDGARSETLQKPVMSRLSLKSTA, encoded by the exons ATGGAGACTCAGAGCCCGAACGGATCTTTGCAGAAACAATCACTGCCTCCGAAGAATTATGGAATCACGAAACCAATATCACTCGCGGGGCCTAGTGAGGCTGATATTCAGCGGAATACGGAATTAGAGAAG TTTCTGATAGAGTCGGGGCTTTACGAGAGCAAAGAGGAGGCTGCGAAAAGAGAGGAGGTTCTTGGCCATATCTCTGAG ATTGTAAAAAGTTGGGTAAAGCAATTAACTCGTCAAAGAGGCTACACTGATCAGATGGTGGAGGAAGCAAATGCTGTCATTTTCACTTTTGGATCATACCGTTTAGGG GTGCATGGACCTGGGGCTGACATAGACACTTTGTGTGTTGGGCCATCTTATGTGAACCGAGAG GAAgatttcttcatcattttgcatGATATTTTGGCTGAGATGGAAGAAGTTACTGAACTTCAACCGGTTCCAGATGCTCATGTCCCAGTAATGAGGTTCAAGTTCCAAGGGATATCTATTGATCTTCTTTATGCAAGTATATCTCTTTTGGTCGTTCCAGAT GACCTTGACATCTCACGCGAATCTGTGCTGCATAATGTTGATGAGCAAACTGTTCGAAGTCTTAATGGGTGCAGGGTTGCTGATCAAATCCTTAAACTTGTCCCAAATGTCAAG CACTTCCGCATGACACTTAGATGTTTGAAGTTGTGGGCAAAGAGGCGTGGAGTTTATTCTAAT GTTACTGGATTCCTAGGAGGTGTAAATTGGGCTCTTCTAGTTGCTCGTGTGTGCCAACTTTATCCCAATGCAGTACCTAGCATGCTGGTTTCTCGATTTTTCAGAGTTTATACTCAATGGAGGTGGCCAAACCCTGTTATGTTGTGTTCAATAGAAGAGGATGAACTTGGCTTTCCAGTCTGGGATCCGCGCAAGAATCATCGGGACCGTTTCCATCATATGCCAATAATTACTCCTGCATATCCTTGCATGAATTCCAGTTACAATGTCTCTTTAAGTACACTTCGTGTTATGATGGAACAGTTCCAATTTGGTAATAGAATATGTGAG GAGATTGAGCTAAACAAAGCTCAATGGAGTGCTTTGTTTGAGCCTCATCTTTTCTTTGAGGCATACAAAAACTATCTACAAGTTGACATAGTTTCGGCAGATGCTGATGATTTACTGGCATGGAAAGGCTGGGTAGAGTCTCGGCTTAGACAGCTAACCTTGAAG ATAGAGCGGGACACAAATGGAATGTTGCAGTGTCACCCTTACCCAAACGAGTATGTTGATACATCCAAGCAGTTCCCACATTGTGCTTTTTTCATGGGTTTGCAGAGGAAAGAGGGAGTGAGTGGTCTAGAAGGTCAACAATTTGACATACGTGGAACAGTTGATGAGTTCAGACAAGAGATAAGCATGTACATGTACTGGAAACCAGGAATGGATATTTATGTTTCTCATGTTCGTAGGAGGCAGCTCCCAGCGTTTGTTTTCCCTGATGGATATAGACGGCCTCGATCATTGAGGCATCCAAGCCAGCAGACTGGAAAAACTTGTGAAGATGTCACGACGTCCCGCTCAGGCTCTGCGGAAAGACAAATTAAGAGAAAACGTGATGATGAGACAGTTGATGAAAAATTGAACAAGCCTGAGAAGCGAGCCTCAATTAGCCCCCTGAGAATGGAGTCGGTTTCTCCAGATATTATTACAAGCAAGTCTGTTGGAACATCTCATAATAGCAATGGTCAAGCAGTTAAAGTAGAGCATCGAGGAACTGTGGATCTTGATAGCTTACGAGGGCAGACTTCTTTAGACATAGATGATTCATCAGTAGTTAGAAGTGTAGAGTTAGCTGAGCAGATAGGCTTACCGTTTAGGCAGGAGTTGCTTTCTCCATGTGAAGTTTCTGATTTTGAAACAAGAGAAACATGCAAGGCTGGCTTGAATCAAGAGAAAACTGCAGATTCGACATCAGCTTTCATCAATGATCCTGAAATTGGATCTTCTAGGAGAATTTTGAACTGGAAAGGAGTGGGTGCCGAGGTCGATCAAGAGGTGGTCAAAGCATGTAATCAAACAGCAGCGGTAGAAATTGCTGAAAGTGTATTTGGGTCAAGTTCCAATGCGCAGAACCTCAATTGCAAG GGTAGTGTCTGCGGAGCTGATTTGGATTCACTTCTGGAAAAAGGGCACCTGAATGCTAGTGCTGTTTTCCAAAACAGCTTGTCTGAAGAATTAAAG CCAAGTATCTCAGTTGGAAAGGTTGTAAATTCACAAGATGGAGCTAGGTCAGAAACTTTGCAGAAGCCAGTGATGAG CAGGTTGAGTTTGAAGTCAACGGCATAA
- the LOC107953855 gene encoding nuclear poly(A) polymerase 4 isoform X1 codes for METQSPNGSLQKQSLPPKNYGITKPISLAGPSEADIQRNTELEKFLIESGLYESKEEAAKREEVLGHISEIVKSWVKQLTRQRGYTDQMVEEANAVIFTFGSYRLGVHGPGADIDTLCVGPSYVNREEDFFIILHDILAEMEEVTELQPVPDAHVPVMRFKFQGISIDLLYASISLLVVPDDLDISRESVLHNVDEQTVRSLNGCRVADQILKLVPNVKHFRMTLRCLKLWAKRRGVYSNVTGFLGGVNWALLVARVCQLYPNAVPSMLVSRFFRVYTQWRWPNPVMLCSIEEDELGFPVWDPRKNHRDRFHHMPIITPAYPCMNSSYNVSLSTLRVMMEQFQFGNRICEEIELNKAQWSALFEPHLFFEAYKNYLQVDIVSADADDLLAWKGWVESRLRQLTLKIERDTNGMLQCHPYPNEYVDTSKQFPHCAFFMGLQRKEGVSGLEGQQFDIRGTVDEFRQEISMYMYWKPGMDIYVSHVRRRQLPAFVFPDGYRRPRSLRHPSQQTGKTCEDVTTSRSGSAERQIKRKRDDETVDEKLNKPEKRASISPLRMESVSPDIITSKSVGTSHNSNGQAVKVEHRGTVDLDSLRGQTSLDIDDSSVVRSVELAEQIGLPFRQELLSPCEVSDFETRETCKAGLNQEKTADSTSAFINDPEIGSSRRILNWKGVGAEVDQEVVKACNQTAAVEIAESVFGSSSNAQNLNCKGSVCGADLDSLLEKGHLNASAVFQNSLSEELKPSISVGKVVNSQDGARSETLQKPVMRHVFFGTSIFFMQVMISFCCSVFFFFFF; via the exons ATGGAGACTCAGAGCCCGAACGGATCTTTGCAGAAACAATCACTGCCTCCGAAGAATTATGGAATCACGAAACCAATATCACTCGCGGGGCCTAGTGAGGCTGATATTCAGCGGAATACGGAATTAGAGAAG TTTCTGATAGAGTCGGGGCTTTACGAGAGCAAAGAGGAGGCTGCGAAAAGAGAGGAGGTTCTTGGCCATATCTCTGAG ATTGTAAAAAGTTGGGTAAAGCAATTAACTCGTCAAAGAGGCTACACTGATCAGATGGTGGAGGAAGCAAATGCTGTCATTTTCACTTTTGGATCATACCGTTTAGGG GTGCATGGACCTGGGGCTGACATAGACACTTTGTGTGTTGGGCCATCTTATGTGAACCGAGAG GAAgatttcttcatcattttgcatGATATTTTGGCTGAGATGGAAGAAGTTACTGAACTTCAACCGGTTCCAGATGCTCATGTCCCAGTAATGAGGTTCAAGTTCCAAGGGATATCTATTGATCTTCTTTATGCAAGTATATCTCTTTTGGTCGTTCCAGAT GACCTTGACATCTCACGCGAATCTGTGCTGCATAATGTTGATGAGCAAACTGTTCGAAGTCTTAATGGGTGCAGGGTTGCTGATCAAATCCTTAAACTTGTCCCAAATGTCAAG CACTTCCGCATGACACTTAGATGTTTGAAGTTGTGGGCAAAGAGGCGTGGAGTTTATTCTAAT GTTACTGGATTCCTAGGAGGTGTAAATTGGGCTCTTCTAGTTGCTCGTGTGTGCCAACTTTATCCCAATGCAGTACCTAGCATGCTGGTTTCTCGATTTTTCAGAGTTTATACTCAATGGAGGTGGCCAAACCCTGTTATGTTGTGTTCAATAGAAGAGGATGAACTTGGCTTTCCAGTCTGGGATCCGCGCAAGAATCATCGGGACCGTTTCCATCATATGCCAATAATTACTCCTGCATATCCTTGCATGAATTCCAGTTACAATGTCTCTTTAAGTACACTTCGTGTTATGATGGAACAGTTCCAATTTGGTAATAGAATATGTGAG GAGATTGAGCTAAACAAAGCTCAATGGAGTGCTTTGTTTGAGCCTCATCTTTTCTTTGAGGCATACAAAAACTATCTACAAGTTGACATAGTTTCGGCAGATGCTGATGATTTACTGGCATGGAAAGGCTGGGTAGAGTCTCGGCTTAGACAGCTAACCTTGAAG ATAGAGCGGGACACAAATGGAATGTTGCAGTGTCACCCTTACCCAAACGAGTATGTTGATACATCCAAGCAGTTCCCACATTGTGCTTTTTTCATGGGTTTGCAGAGGAAAGAGGGAGTGAGTGGTCTAGAAGGTCAACAATTTGACATACGTGGAACAGTTGATGAGTTCAGACAAGAGATAAGCATGTACATGTACTGGAAACCAGGAATGGATATTTATGTTTCTCATGTTCGTAGGAGGCAGCTCCCAGCGTTTGTTTTCCCTGATGGATATAGACGGCCTCGATCATTGAGGCATCCAAGCCAGCAGACTGGAAAAACTTGTGAAGATGTCACGACGTCCCGCTCAGGCTCTGCGGAAAGACAAATTAAGAGAAAACGTGATGATGAGACAGTTGATGAAAAATTGAACAAGCCTGAGAAGCGAGCCTCAATTAGCCCCCTGAGAATGGAGTCGGTTTCTCCAGATATTATTACAAGCAAGTCTGTTGGAACATCTCATAATAGCAATGGTCAAGCAGTTAAAGTAGAGCATCGAGGAACTGTGGATCTTGATAGCTTACGAGGGCAGACTTCTTTAGACATAGATGATTCATCAGTAGTTAGAAGTGTAGAGTTAGCTGAGCAGATAGGCTTACCGTTTAGGCAGGAGTTGCTTTCTCCATGTGAAGTTTCTGATTTTGAAACAAGAGAAACATGCAAGGCTGGCTTGAATCAAGAGAAAACTGCAGATTCGACATCAGCTTTCATCAATGATCCTGAAATTGGATCTTCTAGGAGAATTTTGAACTGGAAAGGAGTGGGTGCCGAGGTCGATCAAGAGGTGGTCAAAGCATGTAATCAAACAGCAGCGGTAGAAATTGCTGAAAGTGTATTTGGGTCAAGTTCCAATGCGCAGAACCTCAATTGCAAG GGTAGTGTCTGCGGAGCTGATTTGGATTCACTTCTGGAAAAAGGGCACCTGAATGCTAGTGCTGTTTTCCAAAACAGCTTGTCTGAAGAATTAAAG CCAAGTATCTCAGTTGGAAAGGTTGTAAATTCACAAGATGGAGCTAGGTCAGAAACTTTGCAGAAGCCAGTGATGAGGCATGTGTTTTTTGgaacttcaattttctttatgcAAGTTATGATCTCTTTCTGctgttctgttttttttttcttttttttttga